A window from Vibrio cortegadensis encodes these proteins:
- a CDS encoding sterol desaturase family protein translates to MDLNRLIDNPEWLLMLLAPLFVTCILAEYFFGQKRGSLPENARYHFAEVACNFMLAGMHQATDILLGLAVAGIYLWLFDWRIFDISMNWQSFIVLMILQDFFYYWFHRASHRVRWMWAAHVVHHSSERMNFSTAFRQSLMYPLAGMWMFWLPLVVIGFEPKWVVFVVLLNLGLQFFVHTQWIRSLGILEYVFNTPSHHRVHHGRNAQYIDKNYAGVLIIWDKVFNTFEPEVETVRYGISKPVNSFNPIVVTFSEWKAMFQELFASQGKLKHKLGILFSPPSDHPQDQQRAEEVSSSKELS, encoded by the coding sequence ATGGACCTTAACCGTTTGATAGATAATCCCGAATGGCTTCTAATGCTGCTTGCTCCTCTATTTGTAACGTGCATTTTGGCTGAATATTTTTTTGGTCAAAAAAGAGGAAGCTTACCAGAAAATGCTCGCTATCATTTCGCAGAGGTAGCATGTAATTTTATGTTAGCTGGAATGCACCAAGCGACAGATATTCTTCTTGGCCTTGCTGTTGCTGGTATCTATTTATGGCTTTTTGATTGGCGTATTTTTGATATCAGTATGAACTGGCAAAGTTTCATTGTTCTGATGATTCTGCAAGATTTCTTCTATTATTGGTTCCATCGTGCAAGCCACCGAGTCCGTTGGATGTGGGCTGCGCATGTTGTACACCACAGCTCTGAGCGAATGAATTTTAGTACGGCTTTTCGTCAAAGCTTAATGTACCCATTAGCCGGAATGTGGATGTTTTGGTTGCCGCTGGTCGTCATCGGTTTCGAGCCTAAATGGGTCGTTTTCGTAGTATTACTGAATCTTGGACTGCAATTCTTCGTGCATACTCAATGGATCAGGTCGTTAGGGATATTGGAGTATGTTTTTAATACGCCATCACACCATCGGGTTCATCATGGACGCAATGCTCAATATATCGATAAAAATTACGCGGGCGTGCTGATCATTTGGGATAAAGTGTTCAATACATTTGAGCCTGAAGTTGAAACGGTTCGCTATGGTATTTCAAAACCCGTTAATAGCTTTAATCCTATTGTTGTCACGTTTTCTGAGTGGAAAGCGATGTTCCAAGAGTTGTTCGCGAGTCAGGGTAAACTGAAACATAAGCTGGGAATACTGTTTTCACCGCCATCGGATCATCCTCAAGATCAGCAAAGAGCTGAAGAGGTATCGTCATCAAAAGAACTTAGTTGA
- a CDS encoding YfcC family protein codes for MFKIKKFPNTFTILFLLIAFFASLTYLLPAGKYTREMNEQLGREVPLPGSYHVIESSPQGFFDTLMAPISGFYDPVSGVIGAIDVSLFVLMVGGFLGIVTKTGAIDTGIARVMVRLKGREIYMIPILMILFALGGTSYGMAEESLAFYGLLIPIFMTARFDPLVAVAVIFVGTGVGTLGSTINPFGTVIASNAASVDFLSGVELRFAILAIALVVGIGYVMRYAKKIQNNPELSLLAHLRKDNEAHFLSGKENTDTLPLLTGSQKGVLFLFILTFGIMIYGVSLLGWWMAEMATLFIFMGILCGIIGRLSEDDLINSFVAGAADLIGVALIVGVARGIVVVMEAGNITDTILHYAEGIVAGKSSILFINTVYAIEMLLSFIVPSTSGLAVMSMPILAPLSDFANTGRELVVTAFMSGIGTVLFITPTYGVLMGGLAIARIPYIIWLKFIAPLVVFFIALNCVILSIGAGLYS; via the coding sequence ATGTTCAAAATTAAGAAGTTTCCAAATACGTTCACGATCTTATTTCTACTCATAGCGTTCTTTGCCTCGCTGACCTATCTATTACCAGCAGGCAAATACACTCGTGAAATGAATGAGCAATTGGGGCGTGAAGTTCCACTACCTGGCTCTTATCATGTCATCGAATCCTCGCCTCAAGGTTTCTTCGATACTTTAATGGCTCCCATCTCCGGCTTTTATGATCCGGTCAGCGGGGTTATTGGCGCTATCGATGTCAGCCTGTTTGTGCTGATGGTGGGTGGCTTTCTGGGAATAGTGACTAAAACAGGCGCTATTGATACTGGCATTGCGCGAGTAATGGTGCGACTAAAAGGCAGAGAGATCTACATGATCCCAATCCTCATGATTCTGTTCGCACTAGGCGGTACTTCTTATGGTATGGCTGAAGAATCTCTCGCCTTCTATGGTCTTCTTATCCCCATTTTTATGACGGCTCGATTTGATCCATTGGTGGCAGTCGCTGTTATTTTTGTGGGAACAGGCGTTGGCACATTAGGTTCTACAATCAACCCATTCGGTACAGTTATCGCCTCCAATGCGGCCAGCGTCGATTTTTTGAGTGGCGTTGAGTTGCGCTTTGCCATTCTTGCTATTGCTCTTGTGGTTGGGATTGGTTATGTGATGCGTTATGCGAAAAAGATTCAGAACAATCCTGAGCTTTCTTTACTTGCTCACCTGCGTAAAGATAATGAAGCGCATTTTTTGAGTGGTAAAGAGAACACAGATACCCTTCCTCTTCTGACTGGCTCACAAAAAGGTGTACTTTTCCTCTTCATTCTTACCTTTGGCATCATGATTTATGGCGTTTCCCTTCTCGGCTGGTGGATGGCCGAAATGGCTACCCTATTTATTTTTATGGGGATTTTATGTGGCATCATTGGCCGCCTGAGTGAAGATGACCTCATTAACTCTTTTGTAGCGGGCGCGGCAGATCTCATTGGCGTTGCATTAATTGTCGGCGTTGCTCGTGGGATCGTAGTGGTAATGGAAGCAGGAAACATCACTGATACCATTCTTCATTACGCTGAAGGTATTGTGGCAGGTAAAAGTTCAATTCTATTCATCAACACCGTCTACGCGATTGAAATGCTTCTCTCTTTCATCGTTCCATCCACTTCTGGCCTAGCGGTAATGAGTATGCCAATTCTTGCGCCATTGAGTGACTTTGCAAACACAGGAAGAGAGTTAGTGGTTACTGCGTTTATGAGTGGTATCGGTACCGTTCTGTTCATCACACCAACCTACGGGGTGCTCATGGGTGGGTTGGCGATTGCACGTATCCCTTACATTATTTGGCTGAAATTTATTGCACCGCTAGTGGTATTTTTCATTGCTCTAAACTGCGTCATCTTGTCTATAGGGGCTGGGCTTTACAGCTAA
- a CDS encoding alanine/ornithine racemase family PLP-dependent enzyme, with product MSDYPCINIHLDTITQNAKNLVSASKKYGVFPTGVTKLACAYPQVGQAILNGGIRILADSRVQNLKKLRHLQAETMLLRIPAISDVSDVVRYADISLNSELETLQALSVEAIKQQRIHQVILMHDMGDLREGAFYQEETLALARQVMTLEGLKLVGLGTNLACYGGVEPSVDNQKQLIALAQQIEQEHQIHLMYLSGASSAGLPLMLSGSLPQGINQLRLGASILMGIGLNDDPIPNTRQDTFDLSAEVVEIKVKPSVPTLSTALDAFGQRPEFIDRGLRKRAICAIGKQDIDIDQMTPKDSNIIVIGGSSDHLILDITDCDDNYHIGSLIDFELSYGGVLQCMTSEYITKHFI from the coding sequence CTCAAAACGCCAAAAACCTTGTATCCGCCAGCAAAAAATATGGTGTCTTCCCAACTGGAGTCACAAAGTTAGCCTGCGCATACCCACAGGTTGGACAAGCGATCCTGAATGGCGGCATTCGTATTCTTGCTGATTCTCGAGTGCAAAACTTGAAAAAGTTACGCCATTTACAAGCAGAAACCATGCTATTGAGAATCCCGGCGATCAGCGACGTCAGTGATGTGGTTCGTTACGCCGACATCTCTCTCAATTCTGAATTGGAAACCCTTCAGGCCCTTTCAGTTGAAGCCATTAAACAACAGAGAATTCACCAAGTGATTCTTATGCATGACATGGGCGATCTACGCGAAGGGGCTTTCTACCAAGAAGAGACCTTGGCTCTCGCACGGCAAGTCATGACACTCGAAGGCTTAAAGCTCGTCGGACTTGGGACTAATCTCGCTTGTTATGGCGGAGTTGAACCGAGTGTCGATAATCAAAAACAACTGATCGCTTTAGCCCAACAGATTGAGCAAGAGCATCAGATCCATTTAATGTACCTCTCTGGTGCCAGCTCCGCAGGTTTACCTCTGATGCTAAGTGGATCACTTCCTCAGGGTATTAATCAGCTAAGGCTTGGTGCTTCAATTTTGATGGGCATTGGACTAAATGACGATCCAATTCCAAACACTCGCCAAGATACGTTTGATCTCTCCGCAGAAGTGGTGGAAATCAAAGTTAAACCCTCTGTTCCAACTCTTTCTACGGCTCTGGATGCTTTCGGTCAACGACCTGAGTTTATCGACAGAGGCCTGCGCAAACGCGCGATTTGTGCCATTGGTAAACAAGATATTGATATCGACCAAATGACCCCAAAAGACAGCAATATTATTGTCATTGGCGGTAGTAGCGATCACTTGATTCTCGATATTACTGACTGTGATGACAACTATCACATCGGAAGTTTAATTGACTTCGAACTCTCCTATGGCGGTGTATTGCAGTGCATGACCTCTGAATATATCACCAAACACTTTATCTAA